A region of uncultured Fusobacterium sp. DNA encodes the following proteins:
- a CDS encoding PTS transporter subunit EIIC, translating into MKSYTDKIQKFGRSLLLPIGVMAPIGMILGITGAFVQSYMIAKFPVLGNPVINVTLKSLRTIAGTVFDNIPLLFAMGVAYGLSKKDKGIAVFASVLSYLVLIVSMSVCLQVSGNMADSAVMSQMGQIKILGIQTLNINAMGGILAGAIAAWATDKFYNLELPIAFAFFAGKKSVSIICMGIMVVIGVALPFIWQHFVTGLTGLSVVFLSKFGPFFTAGGERLFIPFGLHHLWNALFRFTEAGGSYVIDGTTFVGVVPTMGEILFKQGPDSQYWSLMPKLTRFMAQQQMLCTMFAFPAIALAMYKTAYKENKKMVKGLMITCVVTALLGNVTEPLEFSFVFLSPILYAIYACIIGLGAVCLSLANVAIGYIRGTIFDFIIFGLLYKGTNWLYFIIIGLCLSVVTYFIFKWFILKFDIKTPGREEVILATNELIKEKKYGEIAKIVIEGLGGKENIKNVDNCITRLRIDLVNSKLVDQKILEKSGYTGIFFPMANHIHLVYGPLVEFVRNAVDDELKK; encoded by the coding sequence ATGAAAAGTTATACTGACAAAATTCAAAAATTTGGTCGTTCTCTATTATTACCAATAGGTGTTATGGCTCCCATTGGAATGATTTTAGGGATTACTGGTGCTTTTGTTCAAAGTTATATGATTGCTAAATTTCCTGTTTTAGGAAATCCAGTTATTAATGTTACATTAAAAAGTCTTAGAACAATAGCTGGAACAGTATTTGATAATATTCCTTTACTGTTTGCTATGGGAGTTGCTTATGGTTTAAGTAAAAAAGATAAAGGAATAGCTGTTTTTGCATCTGTTTTAAGTTATTTAGTTTTAATAGTATCAATGAGTGTATGTTTACAAGTAAGTGGGAATATGGCAGACTCAGCTGTAATGAGTCAAATGGGACAAATAAAAATATTAGGAATACAAACGTTAAATATAAATGCAATGGGTGGAATTTTAGCTGGAGCAATAGCAGCTTGGGCAACTGATAAATTCTATAATCTAGAATTACCAATAGCTTTTGCTTTCTTTGCTGGAAAGAAATCTGTATCTATAATCTGTATGGGAATAATGGTAGTTATAGGAGTTGCACTTCCTTTTATATGGCAACATTTTGTAACAGGGCTTACTGGGTTATCTGTGGTATTTTTAAGTAAATTTGGTCCTTTCTTTACTGCTGGAGGAGAAAGATTATTTATTCCTTTTGGACTTCATCATCTATGGAATGCATTATTTAGATTTACTGAAGCAGGAGGAAGTTATGTAATAGATGGAACTACTTTTGTTGGGGTTGTTCCTACAATGGGAGAGATTCTTTTCAAACAAGGTCCAGATTCACAATATTGGTCATTGATGCCAAAATTAACTAGATTTATGGCTCAACAACAAATGCTTTGTACTATGTTTGCTTTTCCTGCTATTGCGTTGGCTATGTATAAAACTGCTTATAAAGAAAATAAGAAAATGGTAAAAGGATTGATGATTACTTGTGTAGTAACTGCACTATTGGGAAATGTAACAGAACCATTAGAATTTTCATTTGTATTTTTATCGCCAATTCTTTATGCAATATATGCTTGTATAATAGGTTTAGGAGCAGTTTGTTTATCTTTAGCTAATGTTGCTATTGGTTATATTCGTGGAACTATTTTTGACTTTATAATCTTTGGATTATTATATAAGGGAACTAACTGGTTGTACTTTATTATAATAGGTTTATGTCTTTCAGTAGTTACTTACTTTATTTTTAAATGGTTTATTCTAAAGTTTGATATAAAAACTCCTGGAAGAGAAGAAGTTATCTTAGCTACTAATGAGTTAATAAAAGAGAAAAAATATGGTGAAATTGCTAAGATTGTAATAGAAGGTCTAGGAGGAAAGGAAAATATTAAAAATGTTGATAACTGTATCACTAGATTAAGA
- a CDS encoding MurR/RpiR family transcriptional regulator has translation MEKLIKFYDDLTNSEKEIFDYIFNHQDEVKNMKIMDLAKKILVSKTLIINMTQKLGFSGYTDFKYYLKSGNIPKIKKDEYESIQSNLKEDIEKTFSLVNTKEIKNIVREIQKVKTIYVVARGTSKSVGSHLNHLLLTLGFRCIFLEDYNLITNVAKTLENNELVILISLSGKTDKVLEIARIAKIKKAKIVSITNFYKNPLSSLADFKLYCISEQKDTKVNDSASRIGMYLIVEIIIETLKHQMT, from the coding sequence ATGGAAAAGTTAATAAAATTTTATGATGACTTAACTAATAGTGAAAAAGAGATTTTTGATTACATATTTAATCATCAAGATGAAGTTAAAAATATGAAAATAATGGATTTGGCAAAAAAAATATTAGTTTCAAAAACACTGATAATAAATATGACTCAAAAATTAGGTTTTAGTGGATATACAGATTTTAAATATTATTTAAAATCTGGGAATATACCTAAAATAAAAAAAGATGAGTATGAAAGTATTCAATCAAATTTAAAAGAAGATATAGAAAAAACATTTTCTTTAGTAAATACTAAAGAGATAAAAAATATAGTTAGAGAAATTCAAAAGGTAAAAACTATATATGTTGTTGCTAGAGGAACTAGTAAATCTGTAGGATCTCATTTAAATCATCTGCTTTTGACTTTAGGATTTAGATGTATATTTTTAGAAGATTATAACTTGATTACTAATGTTGCTAAAACATTAGAAAATAATGAGTTAGTTATTTTAATTTCTCTTTCAGGAAAAACAGATAAAGTATTAGAAATAGCAAGAATAGCAAAAATAAAAAAAGCTAAAATAGTTTCAATTACTAATTTTTATAAAAATCCTTTAAGTTCATTAGCTGATTTTAAATTATACTGTATATCAGAGCAAAAAGATACTAAAGTAAATGATAGTGCTTCTAGAATAGGAATGTATTTAATAGTTGAAATTATAATAGAAACTTTAAAACATCAAATGACATAA
- a CDS encoding MATE family efflux transporter: protein MFNLVILKSLGEKGVSAFGVIGYISSFVVMTMIGFSQGIQPIVSFNLGAKKYDNVIKTLKISLIMIIITGVIFYGGINLFADKIIHTFLNDPDTFSLTKYALVIYSFAYIINGLNIVTAGYFTAIKKVDISTLITVLRGVILIIAFLYILPKYLGNDGIWWTVPIAELLTLMLSTYYIRKYSLQYSKA from the coding sequence GTGTTTAACCTTGTAATATTAAAATCTCTAGGAGAAAAGGGAGTATCAGCATTTGGGGTTATAGGTTATATCTCTTCATTTGTAGTAATGACAATGATAGGATTTAGCCAAGGAATACAACCAATAGTGAGTTTTAACTTAGGAGCTAAAAAATATGATAATGTAATAAAAACATTGAAGATAAGTTTGATAATGATAATTATTACAGGAGTAATATTCTATGGTGGAATAAATCTTTTTGCTGATAAGATAATACATACTTTCTTAAATGATCCTGATACTTTCTCATTGACAAAGTATGCTTTAGTAATATATAGTTTTGCCTATATTATAAATGGTTTAAATATAGTTACGGCTGGATATTTTACAGCAATTAAAAAAGTTGATATTTCTACATTGATAACTGTGTTGAGAGGTGTAATATTAATAATAGCATTTTTATATATTCTGCCTAAATATTTAGGTAATGATGGAATTTGGTGGACAGTGCCTATTGCAGAGTTGTTGACACTTATGTTATCAACTTATTATATAAGAAAATATAGTTTACAATATAGTAAAGCTTAG